Below is a genomic region from Henckelia pumila isolate YLH828 chromosome 3, ASM3356847v2, whole genome shotgun sequence.
GCGTTAATCAGTTCGCGGACATGACAAATGAGGAGTTCAAGAAAACTTACATGGCTTATAGAAGTCTCAACAGCGCGAAATCTCCTTCTACGACGGCTTTCAGGTATGAAAATTTCACAGATATTCCACCGAGCATAGACTGGAGAAAGAAAGGAGCTGTCACTCCAATTCGAGACGAAACATGTGGTTAGTATATATGTACAATCAATATTATATGAATCAGTTTCTTGAACATTCTGAGATATATATGCTTCAGAGTTTTTAAGTAGAGCAGTGAATTAAACTAAAAATCAACGATACAGGAGCATGGACCTTTCCTGCTGTTGACACTGTGGAAGGAATCACCAAGATCAAAGGCGGAAAACTATATGATTTGTCAGTTCAAGAAATAGTGGACTGCAATACAGGAATCGAACAAGGCTGCGATGGTGGCGGCTTCATATCCGATGCTTTTGAGTTCATAAAAAGTAATGGGATCACAACTGAGAAAAACTACCCTCCTAGAGATGTAAAAGGTACTTGTGACAAGAAAAAGGAGGCCGAACCGGTGACAAAGATAACCGGATACCAGAAGGTACCCGCAAATAACGAGGACGCACTCATGAAGGCAGTTGCAAACCAGCCAGTTGCTGTCAGGGTCGATGCTAGCGGATCCGACTTCCAGTTCTACTCTACTGGCGTTTTCACTGGAAAATGTGGAGACACCTTGGATCATGGTGTTACAGTTGTAGGATATGGTATGGAAAAAGGTAAGTTGAAATATTGgataatcaagaattcatgGGGTCCTTCTTGGGGTGAAGATGGTTACATGAGGTTGCAAAGGGATATTGCTGATAAAGAAGGGCTCTGTGGGATTACCATTGAAGTGTACTATCCTGTAATCTAGCTGAAGTATTGCACGCAATGTTTCTGTATATGTATCTGTTTAATGAAACTTCATGAGTACTCGTTTGCATACAAAAATGCTAGATGACACGAATAGAAGATTTCTTGTAAAAATCATAATCATTTGTGTATCATAATTTTTCCTCAATTTACAAACAAAATCAACGATTCAAACATTTCGTTTCGTCCTGTACCCCAGCCACTATGATTTGTGAATGATTTTCTCTAGTAAGTCAAGCTTTTTGAACTCGAACTAATCGCCAAAGCCTTCATCTTCGAGGGGTCTCCAGCTGCATTAGCTCGACGAGTGATATTTTCCATGTTTTTATACAAGCTTTGCCTCACCATGCTGTTCATCAGTCTCTTTCCTTCAACAAGATCCCTCTGATTCAGAGGTGAACTAAAAGCCACCCGCCCCACCTGAGGCCCCGAGTGAGGCCCCATTCTCATCTGTCTCTCGTTCTTAAACCACTGCAGGATCTTCAAAGCTCGTTTCTGCGCCAATGGACTCCCTAACAATGCTACTTCAAGAAGAACTTGTACTATCCCGGCCTTGGCCATTTTCTGCCTCTGAAATGAGCTCTGATGTACTAATATCATCAAAATGTAAGAAGACAATTCTTGGCATTTGGGCTTCTCTTCCCATGTCAAGATCTCGATAAACGCCTCTGGAACTACCGGACTATGCTCCAACGCTTTCCTCCCTGATGATGTTACAACCAAGTTTCCTAAAGTCGCCAAGGCTTTTTCTGATGTTAATGTCTCAACAGATGATTTCATCAGTGCTTCTATGGCCCCTGAACTGATTATAGGTCCGGCATTGTCCAAGATTGAAGATAGATTATGTAATATGCTTATACATGACTCTTTGGTGTCGATGTTACTTGAACTCGACTCGAGAGCGGAAACCACAAAAGGGATCATTCTTGTTGATTTGAGGGAGAACTGGCTGTTGGCCAGGGCTGATATTGATAAGATCAGGTTTGCAAGTTCTTGTTTATGCGTTTCGTCCACGGATTCGATTTTTTCGGGCAGTTTTGAGAAGAACCCTGCCTCCACGATTAGAGCTTTATTCCTAGAAGAAGAGCcaaaatag
It encodes:
- the LOC140890318 gene encoding senescence-specific cysteine protease SAG12-like, encoding MVPKITSRVIPEADIRERHAQWMDQYGRKYKDDAEKQSRLVIFKSNVEYIDFINNAGKKQYKLSVNQFADMTNEEFKKTYMAYRSLNSAKSPSTTAFRYENFTDIPPSIDWRKKGAVTPIRDETCGAWTFPAVDTVEGITKIKGGKLYDLSVQEIVDCNTGIEQGCDGGGFISDAFEFIKSNGITTEKNYPPRDVKGTCDKKKEAEPVTKITGYQKVPANNEDALMKAVANQPVAVRVDASGSDFQFYSTGVFTGKCGDTLDHGVTVVGYGMEKGKLKYWIIKNSWGPSWGEDGYMRLQRDIADKEGLCGITIEVYYPVI
- the LOC140890717 gene encoding uncharacterized protein — protein: MSKRSDSFNNWFFACTKLRFFTRMRRFLRLNAAERQRKPPEKRREEVVDSYREVKVEDCMAGESRDYGDAGWVVVLHRSVKRLHFGSWEEKEAAAEEIQRLAGEGLKRRRTMAELGVIPPLVEMVGSQVVARRRMAVRALIELANGSFANKALIVEAGFFSKLPEKIESVDETHKQELANLILSISALANSQFSLKSTRMIPFVVSALESSSSNIDTKESCISILHNLSSILDNAGPIISSGAIEALMKSSVETLTSEKALATLGNLVVTSSGRKALEHSPVVPEAFIEILTWEEKPKCQELSSYILMILVHQSSFQRQKMAKAGIVQVLLEVALLGSPLAQKRALKILQWFKNERQMRMGPHSGPQVGRVAFSSPLNQRDLVEGKRLMNSMVRQSLYKNMENITRRANAAGDPSKMKALAISSSSKSLTY